The proteins below come from a single Archangium lipolyticum genomic window:
- a CDS encoding cyclic nucleotide-binding domain-containing protein, with translation MEPRQLRDKANEALLKGRFSRAAELFEEYCQLDPKDFQSRLRLGDAWAKAGNGARAVVAYQAAAEGFAREGFLPRAIAASKLVLELDPSHQGVQQMLANLYARRSGPGGASRALTPKPAPVPVKQAVAAEAPAPRAALHIELPPEIDETLAREEASDASIEVELDLSDAEKGAEATAPSPPPTVAQAAPPGLRPRRTGEFRAVQPATPAEPTPSAPEPKPQPAPVRPAGPPRVERFTPREGVDFQPPVPGSTPFTELTIEAHSLLHAVELAALAGAEQHAEPASAEEHVTEPPATEGTLPQIPLFSDLPRDAFIALFERCPLRRVPEGATIIEQGTRGDAFYVLCAGRVRVLRRIGAEQRELATLGEGAFFGEMALLSGSPRSASVVSASEETQVLELSAPVLADLARRFPPVAKALRRFCRQRLLSDVVNTSALFQPFGRKDRRELVERFRAREVRRGDVIIHEGHQVDGLYVVLSGEVGVSKGGKPLAQLREGELFGEMSLLQKTPATATVTAARNTSLLRLPREDFDTLILTHPQILALVSDLSDARQRSTEALLGGGARKVAGETVEPHEELVLF, from the coding sequence ATGGAGCCACGGCAGCTCAGGGACAAAGCCAACGAAGCCCTCCTCAAGGGCCGCTTCTCCCGAGCCGCCGAACTCTTCGAGGAGTACTGTCAGCTGGACCCGAAGGACTTCCAGTCGCGGCTGCGGCTGGGGGATGCGTGGGCGAAGGCGGGCAACGGCGCCCGGGCCGTCGTCGCCTACCAGGCCGCCGCCGAGGGCTTCGCGCGCGAGGGGTTCCTTCCGCGCGCCATCGCCGCTAGCAAGCTGGTCCTGGAGCTGGACCCGTCGCACCAGGGCGTCCAGCAGATGCTGGCCAACCTCTACGCCCGCCGGAGTGGGCCAGGAGGAGCGTCTCGCGCGCTGACGCCGAAACCGGCCCCCGTGCCCGTGAAGCAGGCCGTGGCCGCCGAGGCGCCGGCTCCCCGGGCCGCGCTGCACATCGAGCTGCCTCCGGAGATTGACGAGACGCTGGCTCGGGAGGAGGCCTCCGACGCCTCCATCGAGGTGGAGCTGGATCTCAGCGACGCGGAGAAGGGCGCCGAGGCGACAGCGCCGTCCCCACCGCCCACGGTGGCGCAAGCCGCTCCTCCGGGCCTGCGCCCCCGCCGTACGGGCGAATTCCGGGCGGTCCAGCCCGCGACACCGGCGGAGCCCACGCCCTCCGCGCCTGAGCCCAAGCCCCAACCCGCCCCGGTGAGACCCGCCGGCCCCCCGCGCGTCGAGCGTTTCACGCCCCGGGAGGGGGTGGACTTCCAGCCTCCCGTGCCGGGCAGCACGCCCTTCACGGAGCTCACGATCGAGGCCCATTCACTCCTGCACGCCGTGGAGCTGGCGGCGCTCGCGGGAGCCGAGCAGCACGCGGAGCCGGCCTCGGCCGAGGAGCACGTCACCGAGCCGCCCGCGACCGAGGGGACACTGCCGCAAATCCCGCTCTTCTCGGACCTGCCGAGGGACGCCTTCATCGCGCTGTTCGAGCGCTGCCCGCTGCGCCGCGTCCCCGAGGGCGCGACGATCATCGAGCAGGGCACCCGGGGCGATGCCTTCTACGTCCTCTGCGCGGGCCGGGTGCGCGTCCTGCGCCGGATCGGCGCGGAGCAGCGGGAGCTGGCCACGCTGGGCGAGGGGGCCTTCTTCGGCGAGATGGCGCTGCTGTCCGGCTCGCCCCGCTCGGCCTCGGTGGTGAGCGCGTCGGAGGAGACGCAGGTGCTGGAGCTGTCGGCGCCAGTGCTCGCGGACCTGGCCCGCCGCTTCCCGCCGGTGGCGAAGGCGCTGAGGCGGTTCTGCCGGCAGCGGCTGCTGTCGGACGTGGTGAACACCTCGGCGCTCTTCCAGCCCTTCGGCCGGAAGGATCGGCGCGAGCTGGTGGAGCGCTTCCGGGCCCGCGAGGTGCGCCGGGGCGACGTCATCATCCACGAGGGCCACCAGGTGGACGGCCTGTACGTGGTGCTCTCGGGGGAGGTGGGCGTGAGCAAGGGCGGCAAGCCCCTGGCGCAGCTGCGCGAGGGCGAGCTGTTCGGCGAGATGTCCCTGCTGCAGAAGACGCCCGCCACCGCCACCGTGACGGCGGCGCGGAACACGTCGCTGCTGCGGCTGCCTCGCGAGGACTTCGACACGCTCATCCTCACCCATCCGCAGATCCTCGCCCTGGTGTCGGATCTGTCGGATGCGCGGCAACGCAGCACGGAGGCGCTGTTGGGTGGAGGGGCGCGGAAAGTCGCCGGGGAGACGGTGGAGCCGCACGAGGAGCTCGTGCTGTTCTGA
- a CDS encoding HEAT repeat domain-containing protein, whose amino-acid sequence MRTGARKFLVVLALLVNAGCSGSRDQLLADLQSPRPEVRALAVKKLAEEARPDDLALFTRAAKDMAAIVRGEAAVALGKSQDARIVDLLGELLEDSDVDVQGKAAMALSQVKNDKAKAYLTLQYGRRGRQTRQVIVQALKQANVPGAMAEVVAAESKGIWDRNLLALTEGALPERVGAAEELGKSGRPEAFNRLLPLVRDSQVILAAAAVRGLGDLGDKRAVPAILPLLDESFPELRESAITALVRLQEPQAIPRLQAVAVEKSSVSPLAIDALLDMPRQPQTDAVLCAIVLDAVSSEAIPVARAMRERGGCPLEPIVDRLSRPATAAGGLQAVIGLGPAAKDTLPKVLPYITQGDATLRALAVDAAAAIGDVSAAPVLQKAFEQELATVKSLRQDWVAQALPERYGPGFDPSKPDVEKERQKGEKHTSLLARVKALNAAKARGLGRPVVQQRVPTELFDDVDSAQFEPLAGLLRALAAVKAPGALELLKGFAGDSSVTLRTAALVGLTRLGPEGVAIAKAGLFEAERDLVKALAQALAEQGEAGQSALMEVLPQISSEKLVLLDALSRTGAPASAVEPLRKVVSEGGPESVLAISLLGRMKAKEAVPTLVKALEDSSSLGRRELLNALAEIGDSSAAEVVARDLYHDLPEIRAAAAGALARIGAGSQADALDALKSDYYRRVREAAVSALAKTTTAAEGAR is encoded by the coding sequence ATGCGAACCGGCGCGCGTAAATTCCTCGTCGTCCTGGCCCTCCTCGTCAATGCCGGGTGCAGTGGCAGTCGGGATCAGCTCCTCGCGGATCTGCAGAGCCCTCGCCCGGAGGTGAGGGCTCTCGCCGTGAAGAAGCTGGCCGAAGAGGCCCGCCCCGACGATCTCGCCCTCTTCACCCGCGCGGCCAAGGACATGGCCGCCATCGTCCGCGGCGAGGCCGCCGTGGCGCTCGGCAAGAGTCAGGATGCCCGTATCGTGGACCTGCTCGGCGAGCTGCTCGAGGACTCCGACGTGGACGTCCAGGGCAAGGCCGCCATGGCCCTGTCGCAGGTGAAGAACGACAAGGCCAAGGCCTACCTGACCCTCCAGTACGGCCGGAGGGGCCGCCAGACGCGGCAGGTCATCGTCCAGGCGCTCAAGCAGGCCAACGTGCCGGGCGCCATGGCCGAGGTCGTCGCCGCCGAGTCCAAGGGCATCTGGGATCGCAACCTGCTGGCGCTCACCGAGGGCGCGCTGCCCGAGCGCGTGGGCGCCGCCGAGGAGCTGGGCAAGAGCGGCCGGCCCGAGGCCTTCAACCGGCTGCTGCCGCTGGTGCGTGACAGCCAGGTCATCCTCGCCGCCGCGGCGGTGCGGGGTCTGGGAGACCTGGGCGACAAGCGCGCCGTGCCCGCCATCCTCCCGCTGCTGGACGAGAGCTTCCCCGAGCTGCGCGAGTCCGCCATCACCGCGCTCGTCCGGCTGCAGGAGCCGCAGGCCATTCCCCGGCTGCAGGCCGTGGCCGTGGAGAAGAGCTCCGTGAGCCCCCTGGCCATCGACGCCCTCCTCGACATGCCGCGCCAGCCGCAGACGGATGCCGTGCTGTGCGCCATCGTGCTCGATGCCGTGAGCTCTGAGGCCATCCCCGTGGCCCGGGCGATGCGCGAGCGCGGCGGCTGCCCGCTCGAGCCCATCGTCGATCGTCTGTCGCGGCCCGCCACCGCCGCGGGTGGGCTGCAGGCGGTGATCGGCCTCGGCCCGGCGGCCAAGGATACACTGCCCAAGGTGCTGCCCTACATCACCCAGGGCGACGCCACGCTGCGCGCGCTCGCGGTGGACGCGGCGGCGGCCATCGGGGATGTCTCCGCGGCCCCGGTGCTGCAGAAGGCCTTCGAGCAGGAGCTGGCCACCGTGAAGTCGCTCCGCCAGGACTGGGTCGCCCAGGCGCTGCCCGAGCGCTACGGGCCGGGGTTCGATCCCTCCAAGCCGGACGTGGAGAAGGAGCGGCAGAAGGGCGAGAAGCACACCAGCCTCCTGGCGCGCGTGAAGGCGCTCAACGCGGCCAAGGCGCGCGGCCTGGGCCGGCCCGTGGTGCAGCAGCGCGTGCCCACCGAGCTCTTCGACGACGTGGACTCCGCCCAGTTCGAGCCGCTGGCCGGGCTGCTGCGCGCGCTCGCGGCGGTGAAGGCGCCCGGAGCGCTGGAGTTGCTCAAGGGGTTCGCCGGGGACTCCAGCGTGACGCTGCGCACGGCCGCCCTGGTGGGCCTGACGCGGCTGGGGCCCGAGGGAGTGGCCATCGCCAAGGCGGGCCTGTTCGAGGCCGAGAGGGATCTGGTCAAGGCCCTGGCGCAGGCGCTCGCCGAGCAGGGCGAGGCCGGACAGTCCGCGTTGATGGAGGTGCTGCCACAGATCAGCAGCGAGAAGCTGGTGCTGCTGGATGCGCTGAGCCGGACGGGCGCGCCGGCCTCCGCGGTGGAGCCGCTGCGCAAGGTGGTGTCCGAGGGCGGCCCCGAGTCGGTACTGGCCATTTCCCTGCTGGGCCGGATGAAGGCGAAGGAGGCGGTGCCCACGCTGGTGAAGGCGCTGGAGGACTCCTCGAGCCTGGGCCGGCGCGAGCTGCTCAACGCCCTGGCGGAGATTGGCGACAGCTCGGCGGCGGAGGTGGTGGCGCGCGACCTGTACCATGATCTCCCGGAGATCCGGGCGGCGGCGGCGGGGGCGCTGGCGAGGATCGGCGCGGGTTCCCAGGCCGACGCACTGGACGCGCTCAAGAGTGACTATTACCGTCGTGTCCGGGAAGCCGCCGTGTCGGCGTTGGCGAAGACGACGACAGCAGCGGAGGGGGCACGCTGA
- a CDS encoding pseudouridine synthase, translating into MAAERLQKYLARAGVASRRHAEDLITGGRVTVNNQKVTELGSKVEPGDLVTVDGELVSPPEESSYYLLYKPVGVVTTLSDPQGRPTVANYLEETGKRLFPVGRLDYDAEGALLVTDDGALAHKLTHPSFQVPRTYLAKVKGTPDAASLEKLRGGVRLEDGMATPLSVDVFEQAERNTWLKLVVAEGRPHLIKRLCAAVGYPVVRLYRPSYAGITVEGLRPGELRPLSENQVRMLQEVADGKATPPERELKLPPRRHGRAAPGFESDMDDEDFGEEAPEPVKSRAAAKPERAARTERPERKGAKAERPARAAARPERRESAPRGEGGSRPAFRGAAGGRAERRTWTPREDEQEESLSGGEEREERSSRPERKPFGASAERRAPARGGRPERKPFGAGAGAERRAPARGAGPERREWKPRGEERGERGARPERREWAPRGEARGGDRPERKPFGAGARPERKPFGAGARPERRGPARGAGPERREWKPRGEERGERGARPERREWAPRGEARGGDRAERTPFAGGSAERRVPARSPRPERREWAPRGEERGERGARPGPRGEAGARPARKTWGAAGGAEGRPARKTWGGDEGRPARRGAARPAGEEAGKESGSFVDWRSRKRQEPKPEWTARPPRGAGGPRGAGGPRGAGGPRGAGGPRGAGGPPRGRGPRKGR; encoded by the coding sequence ATGGCGGCTGAACGTTTACAGAAGTACCTGGCCCGCGCAGGCGTGGCCTCGCGCAGGCACGCGGAGGACCTCATCACCGGGGGCCGCGTGACGGTGAACAACCAGAAGGTCACGGAGCTCGGCAGCAAGGTGGAGCCGGGGGACCTCGTGACGGTGGACGGCGAGCTGGTCTCGCCCCCGGAGGAGTCCTCCTACTACCTCCTCTACAAGCCGGTGGGCGTGGTGACGACGCTGTCGGATCCGCAGGGCCGCCCCACGGTGGCCAACTACCTCGAGGAGACCGGCAAGCGGCTCTTCCCGGTGGGCCGGCTGGACTACGACGCGGAAGGGGCGCTGCTCGTCACGGACGACGGGGCGCTGGCGCACAAGCTGACGCACCCCAGCTTCCAGGTGCCGCGCACGTACCTGGCGAAGGTGAAGGGCACCCCGGACGCGGCCTCGCTGGAGAAGCTGCGCGGCGGCGTGCGGCTGGAGGACGGCATGGCCACGCCGCTGTCCGTGGACGTCTTCGAGCAGGCCGAGCGCAACACCTGGCTGAAGCTGGTGGTGGCCGAGGGCCGCCCGCACCTCATCAAGCGGCTGTGCGCCGCGGTGGGCTACCCGGTGGTGCGTCTGTACCGGCCGTCCTACGCGGGAATCACCGTCGAGGGCCTGCGCCCGGGTGAACTGCGGCCGCTCAGCGAGAACCAGGTGCGCATGCTGCAGGAAGTGGCCGACGGGAAGGCCACGCCGCCGGAGCGCGAGCTGAAGCTGCCGCCTCGGCGCCATGGGCGCGCGGCACCGGGCTTCGAGTCGGACATGGACGACGAGGATTTCGGCGAGGAGGCTCCCGAGCCCGTGAAGTCGCGTGCGGCGGCGAAGCCCGAGCGGGCCGCCCGGACGGAGCGTCCCGAGCGCAAGGGCGCGAAGGCGGAGCGTCCGGCACGCGCCGCTGCCCGGCCCGAGCGCAGGGAGTCGGCGCCGCGCGGGGAGGGTGGCTCGAGGCCCGCGTTCCGTGGGGCCGCGGGTGGCCGTGCCGAGCGCCGCACGTGGACGCCTCGCGAGGACGAGCAGGAGGAGAGCCTGTCCGGCGGTGAGGAGCGTGAGGAGCGGAGCAGCCGTCCCGAGCGCAAGCCCTTCGGCGCGAGCGCCGAGCGTCGTGCGCCGGCGCGCGGTGGTCGTCCCGAGCGCAAGCCGTTTGGCGCTGGCGCGGGTGCCGAGCGTCGTGCACCGGCGCGTGGTGCGGGTCCCGAGCGTCGCGAGTGGAAGCCTCGGGGTGAGGAGCGCGGCGAGCGCGGTGCTCGCCCGGAGCGTCGCGAGTGGGCCCCGCGCGGTGAGGCGCGTGGCGGTGACCGTCCCGAGCGCAAGCCGTTCGGCGCTGGTGCGCGTCCCGAGCGCAAGCCGTTCGGCGCTGGTGCGCGTCCCGAGCGTCGTGGTCCCGCGCGTGGTGCGGGTCCTGAGCGTCGCGAGTGGAAGCCTCGGGGTGAGGAGCGCGGCGAGCGCGGTGCTCGCCCGGAGCGTCGCGAGTGGGCCCCGCGCGGTGAGGCGCGTGGCGGTGACCGTGCCGAGCGCACGCCGTTCGCGGGCGGGAGCGCCGAGCGTCGTGTTCCCGCGAGGAGTCCTCGTCCGGAGCGTCGCGAGTGGGCTCCGCGCGGTGAGGAGCGCGGCGAGCGCGGTGCTCGTCCCGGGCCTCGGGGCGAGGCGGGTGCTCGTCCGGCGCGCAAGACGTGGGGCGCGGCCGGTGGTGCCGAGGGCCGTCCGGCGCGCAAGACGTGGGGCGGAGACGAGGGACGCCCGGCACGCCGCGGCGCGGCACGGCCGGCGGGCGAGGAGGCGGGCAAGGAGTCCGGCTCCTTCGTGGACTGGCGCTCCAGGAAGCGCCAGGAGCCCAAGCCCGAGTGGACCGCGCGTCCTCCTCGTGGGGCGGGTGGGCCTCGTGGCGCCGGTGGACCCCGTGGCGCGGGTGGGCCTCGCGGTGCGGGTGGTCCTCGGGGCGCTGGTGGGCCGCCGAGGGGACGAGGGCCCCGTAAGGGCCGCTGA
- the scpB gene encoding SMC-Scp complex subunit ScpB, with protein sequence MSTGNEGPENPGGRPPRGSGGPSPFTEEEIAAVTGPGDEDELEDSDVATIESDEVPDLQSSFEKLVQKSRNLSPERVRTVVESVLFVAEKPLDLDQLFEATGIDREKIQEALNQISGLHRDGISGIVLYEVAGGWQFRTDPHSGEYVRRYLRVKPQRLTRAAVETLAIIAYRQPVTRPEVEDIRGVDCGAVIKALLDRKLIKILGKKEEVGRPMLYGTTREFLEFFALKDLSALPTLREFHELTQEHQEIVEKERPSAPGASGTVETLADPEFQKRMEKSVAASEAALEELEAAMSEADKTQKAASSVLNPTPPPSEEGEKGPEPA encoded by the coding sequence GTGAGTACCGGTAACGAAGGCCCCGAGAACCCCGGCGGCAGGCCGCCGCGCGGCTCCGGCGGCCCCAGCCCCTTCACCGAGGAGGAGATCGCCGCCGTCACCGGCCCCGGTGACGAGGACGAGCTGGAGGACTCGGACGTCGCCACCATCGAGTCCGACGAGGTCCCCGATCTCCAGTCGTCCTTCGAGAAGCTCGTCCAGAAGAGCCGCAACCTCTCCCCGGAGCGCGTCCGCACCGTGGTGGAGAGCGTGCTCTTCGTGGCGGAGAAGCCGTTGGATCTGGATCAGCTCTTCGAGGCCACGGGCATCGATCGCGAGAAGATCCAGGAGGCGCTCAACCAGATCTCCGGCCTCCACCGCGACGGCATCAGCGGCATCGTCCTGTACGAGGTGGCCGGCGGCTGGCAGTTCCGCACGGATCCGCACTCGGGCGAGTACGTGCGGCGCTACCTGCGCGTGAAGCCCCAGCGCCTCACCCGCGCCGCCGTGGAGACGCTGGCCATCATCGCCTACCGGCAGCCCGTCACCCGCCCGGAGGTCGAGGACATCCGCGGCGTGGACTGCGGTGCCGTCATCAAGGCCTTGTTGGATCGCAAGCTCATCAAGATCCTCGGCAAGAAGGAGGAGGTGGGCCGGCCCATGCTGTACGGGACGACCCGCGAGTTCCTCGAGTTCTTCGCCCTGAAGGATCTCTCCGCCCTGCCCACGCTGCGGGAGTTCCACGAGCTGACACAGGAGCACCAGGAGATCGTCGAGAAGGAACGGCCGTCGGCGCCGGGTGCCAGTGGCACCGTGGAGACGCTGGCGGATCCGGAATTCCAGAAACGCATGGAGAAGAGCGTGGCGGCGTCCGAGGCCGCGCTCGAGGAGCTGGAGGCGGCCATGTCCGAGGCGGACAAGACCCAGAAGGCCGCTTCCAGTGTCCTGAACCCGACCCCGCCGCCCTCCGAAGAGGGCGAAAAGGGACCAGAGCCTGCTTGA
- a CDS encoding segregation and condensation protein A produces MSAGRRSAPPTEETLEADVPRSPGDAFRVALPNFEGPLDLLLHLIKEHRLDIFDIPLALVTEKYLEHLERMREINLDIAGEFLVMAATLAHLKSRMLLPRQDTAEQATTDAVTELQQEDAGDPRAELVRRLLEYQKYKDAAEQLAMQDILDRDVFPRRVPVEAVPIPEEEVGLQEFSVLKLIEALDRVLERLAPKLQHEVVREKVSLSEAILRIAERLRAQAPCTFESLFDEQRTRQEVVITFLAILEMVKRRLIKVSQEAPLADILLTPNGDALERLVPTEVDESEYR; encoded by the coding sequence GTGAGCGCAGGCCGTCGCAGCGCCCCTCCCACCGAGGAGACCCTCGAGGCGGACGTCCCCCGGAGTCCGGGCGACGCCTTCAGGGTCGCCTTGCCCAATTTCGAGGGCCCGCTCGACCTGCTGCTCCACCTCATCAAGGAGCACCGGCTCGACATCTTCGACATCCCGCTCGCGCTCGTCACCGAGAAGTACCTCGAGCACCTCGAGCGCATGCGGGAGATCAACCTCGACATCGCCGGCGAGTTCCTGGTGATGGCCGCCACCCTGGCGCACCTCAAGAGCCGCATGTTGCTGCCGCGCCAGGACACCGCGGAGCAGGCCACGACGGACGCGGTGACGGAGCTGCAGCAGGAGGACGCGGGCGACCCGCGCGCCGAGCTGGTGCGCCGCCTGCTCGAGTACCAGAAGTACAAGGACGCCGCCGAGCAGCTGGCCATGCAGGACATCCTGGACCGCGACGTCTTCCCGCGCCGGGTGCCCGTGGAGGCCGTGCCCATCCCCGAGGAGGAGGTGGGCCTGCAGGAGTTCTCCGTCCTCAAGTTGATCGAGGCGCTCGATCGGGTGTTGGAGCGCCTGGCCCCCAAGCTGCAACACGAGGTGGTGCGCGAGAAGGTGAGCCTCTCGGAGGCCATCCTGCGCATCGCCGAGCGCCTGCGCGCCCAGGCGCCGTGTACGTTCGAGAGCCTCTTCGATGAGCAACGTACCCGTCAGGAGGTGGTCATCACCTTCCTGGCCATCCTGGAGATGGTGAAGCGGCGGCTCATCAAGGTCAGCCAGGAGGCCCCCCTGGCGGACATCCTGCTCACGCCCAACGGGGATGCCCTGGAGCGGCTGGTCCCCACGGAGGTGGACGAGAGTGAGTACCGGTAA
- the trpS gene encoding tryptophan--tRNA ligase has protein sequence MRILSGVQSSGRLHIGNYYGALRQFVQLQDEGEAYFFIANLHALTTVRDPKQAEELTREAAVAYLSLGLDPKKAVLFRQSDVKEVLELNWILGTVVPHAHLERAHSYKDKVAKGISPDFGLFAYPVLMAADILLYSADAVPVGKDQIQHIEFARDWAVKFNVTYVPGYDPQDPEGKEKGHAPGILKLPAARIQESTAVVPGVDGQKMSKSYGNTIELFGDEKEIKKRIMSVKTDSTPVEAPKPTENAPLYDLLKVMLPESRFKEVDASWRAGGKGYGDYKKQLLEAFHETFGPARQRRQELLSDPAELERILQDGAERARAEASRLMQRVRRAVGIP, from the coding sequence ATGCGGATTCTCTCGGGAGTTCAATCGTCGGGCCGGTTGCACATCGGCAACTACTACGGTGCCCTGCGTCAGTTCGTTCAGCTCCAGGATGAGGGCGAGGCCTACTTCTTCATCGCCAACCTGCACGCGCTCACCACCGTGCGCGATCCCAAGCAGGCCGAGGAGCTCACGCGCGAGGCCGCCGTCGCCTACCTGTCGCTCGGGTTGGATCCCAAGAAGGCCGTCCTCTTCCGGCAGAGCGACGTGAAGGAGGTGCTCGAGCTCAACTGGATCCTCGGCACCGTGGTGCCCCACGCCCACCTGGAGCGCGCCCACAGCTACAAGGACAAGGTGGCCAAGGGCATCAGCCCCGACTTCGGCCTCTTCGCCTACCCGGTGCTCATGGCCGCCGACATCCTGCTCTACAGCGCGGATGCCGTGCCGGTGGGCAAGGATCAGATCCAGCACATCGAGTTCGCCCGCGACTGGGCGGTGAAGTTCAACGTCACCTACGTGCCCGGGTACGATCCGCAGGATCCCGAGGGCAAGGAGAAGGGGCACGCCCCCGGCATCCTCAAGCTGCCGGCCGCGCGCATCCAGGAGAGCACCGCCGTGGTGCCCGGCGTGGACGGACAGAAGATGTCCAAGTCCTACGGCAACACCATCGAGCTCTTCGGCGACGAGAAGGAGATCAAGAAGCGCATCATGAGCGTCAAGACGGACTCCACCCCCGTCGAGGCGCCCAAGCCCACCGAGAATGCCCCCCTGTACGACCTGCTCAAGGTCATGCTGCCCGAGTCCCGCTTCAAGGAGGTCGATGCCTCCTGGCGCGCGGGTGGCAAGGGGTACGGCGACTACAAGAAGCAGCTCCTCGAGGCGTTCCACGAGACGTTCGGGCCAGCGCGCCAGCGCCGCCAGGAACTGTTGAGCGACCCGGCCGAACTCGAGCGCATCCTCCAGGATGGCGCCGAGCGGGCCCGTGCCGAGGCGTCCCGGCTCATGCAGCGGGTGCGCCGCGCCGTGGGCATTCCCTGA
- a CDS encoding DUF4388 domain-containing protein, which yields MERFKGNLATYRLQLLMPAFFEAPALDGMLKVERAAVRRHFFLRHGRLVGESSSEPMEHLGQVLVRLGILDATRAAAAFGAAETAGKPFGTLLVERGWVSKARLVEALEHKTREALFDCYGWESGEVEFRPGLPPLGPAVELQLGLKELHRDALARLREWKVFWELFPGPDTTFQVYREFAVEMVSAVEEHLLNLAAKGATLSELLAAAPEGPLHGARWVLRLYRRGALTPRRPEGPKVGEATRLADLLALARGLVEAGRYEEAVGVAAQVLERAPVPEAHALYREAEVRLTVALADEVLELDGRLYFEPLPRPTPASLTADDLYLYAKLRGSRSVREVLHNAAMGELAAYRSLRRLMDAGIARVLPDNSGTPRKRTKTDPYGIPVYIPSPSGRGLG from the coding sequence ATGGAGCGCTTCAAGGGCAACCTGGCCACGTACCGGCTGCAGTTACTGATGCCCGCGTTCTTCGAGGCTCCAGCGCTGGACGGGATGCTGAAGGTGGAGCGGGCGGCGGTGCGCAGACACTTCTTCCTCCGGCACGGACGGCTGGTGGGAGAGAGCTCGAGCGAGCCGATGGAGCACCTGGGGCAGGTGCTGGTGCGGCTGGGCATCCTGGACGCGACGCGGGCGGCGGCGGCTTTCGGCGCGGCGGAGACGGCGGGCAAGCCCTTCGGCACCCTGCTGGTGGAGCGGGGATGGGTGTCGAAGGCGCGGCTGGTGGAGGCGCTGGAGCACAAGACGCGCGAGGCGCTCTTCGACTGCTACGGCTGGGAGTCGGGCGAAGTGGAGTTCCGCCCGGGGTTGCCGCCCCTGGGGCCCGCGGTGGAGCTGCAACTGGGCCTGAAGGAGCTGCACCGGGACGCGCTGGCGCGGCTGCGCGAGTGGAAGGTGTTCTGGGAGCTGTTTCCGGGGCCGGACACCACGTTCCAGGTGTACCGGGAGTTCGCGGTGGAGATGGTGTCGGCGGTGGAGGAGCACCTGCTGAACCTGGCGGCGAAGGGCGCGACGCTGAGCGAGCTGCTGGCGGCGGCGCCGGAAGGTCCGCTGCACGGGGCGCGGTGGGTGCTGCGCCTGTACCGGCGCGGGGCGCTGACGCCGCGGAGGCCCGAGGGGCCGAAGGTGGGCGAGGCGACGCGGCTGGCGGATCTGCTGGCGCTGGCGAGGGGGCTGGTGGAAGCGGGCCGGTACGAGGAGGCGGTGGGAGTCGCGGCGCAGGTGCTGGAGCGGGCGCCGGTGCCGGAGGCCCACGCGCTGTACCGGGAGGCGGAGGTACGGCTGACGGTGGCGCTGGCGGACGAAGTGCTGGAGCTGGACGGGCGGCTGTACTTCGAGCCGTTGCCGCGTCCCACGCCGGCGTCACTGACAGCGGACGATCTGTACCTGTACGCGAAGCTACGAGGCAGCCGGAGCGTGCGCGAGGTGCTGCACAACGCGGCGATGGGAGAGCTGGCGGCGTACCGGTCGCTGAGAAGACTGATGGACGCGGGGATCGCGCGGGTGTTGCCAGACAACAGCGGGACCCCCCGGAAGAGAACGAAAACAGACCCCTACGGCATCCCCGTGTACATCCCCTCTCCCTCTGGGAGAGGGCTAGGGTGA
- a CDS encoding Uma2 family endonuclease, giving the protein MGKGKKPATYEDIEALPVGWVGELLGDELVASPRPAMPHARVGVALSALLATTFDLGQQEPGRGWWLLYEPELHFGRNVLVPDLAGWRRERMPDPSFMDEPFATVAPDWVCEILSPSTVHVDRERKLPLYHREGVGHVWFIDPLTRTLEIRRRRDRDWLLVDCYSGDGEVRAEPFDAVPLNLGSLWLPRAGATRAPIPSP; this is encoded by the coding sequence ATGGGGAAGGGGAAGAAGCCGGCGACCTACGAGGACATCGAGGCACTGCCGGTCGGGTGGGTGGGGGAGCTCCTGGGCGATGAGCTGGTGGCCTCGCCGCGACCGGCCATGCCTCATGCGCGGGTGGGAGTGGCTCTCAGCGCTCTGTTGGCCACGACCTTCGATCTGGGTCAGCAAGAGCCGGGCAGGGGATGGTGGTTGCTCTATGAGCCCGAGCTGCATTTCGGGAGGAATGTTCTGGTGCCAGACCTCGCGGGGTGGCGCCGCGAGCGGATGCCTGACCCCTCCTTCATGGACGAGCCCTTCGCGACGGTGGCTCCGGATTGGGTGTGCGAGATCCTCTCGCCCTCCACCGTCCACGTCGACAGGGAGCGCAAGCTACCGCTCTACCACCGCGAGGGCGTAGGCCATGTCTGGTTCATCGATCCGCTGACTCGCACCCTGGAGATCCGCCGTCGACGGGATCGGGATTGGTTGCTCGTTGACTGCTATAGCGGCGATGGAGAGGTACGCGCGGAGCCGTTCGACGCGGTTCCGTTGAATCTGGGCTCGCTGTGGTTGCCACGGGCTGGAGCCACACGGGCTCCTATACCCTCACCCTAG